One genomic window of Arachis hypogaea cultivar Tifrunner chromosome 8, arahy.Tifrunner.gnm2.J5K5, whole genome shotgun sequence includes the following:
- the LOC112707073 gene encoding large ribosomal subunit protein eL13z, translating to MVKHNNVIPNGHFRKHWQNYVKTWFNQPARKTRRRLARQEKAVKIFPRPTAGSLRPIVHGQTLKYNMKVRAGKGFSLEELKAAGIPKKLAPTIGIGVDHRRKNRSLESMQANVQRLKTYKAKLVVFPRRAKKVKAGDSTAEELANATQVQGSYMPILREKPSVELVKVTDEMKAFKAYYKLRLERTNKKHYGARLKKAAEAEKEDKK from the exons ATGGTGAAGCACAACAATGTTATCCCTAATGGACACTTCCGTAAGCATTGGCAGAACTACGTCAAGACCTGGTTCAATCAACCAGCTAGGAAGACCAGAAGACGCTTAG CGCGCCAGGAGAAAGCTGTTAAGATCTTCCCCAGGCCTACTGCTGGATCTCTCAGGCCAATTGTTCATGGCCAAACCTTGAAATACAACATGAAAGTCAGAGCTGGCAAAGGATTTTCTCTTGAAGAACTCAAG GCTGCTGGTATTCCCAAAAAGCTCGCTCCAACCATAGGCATTGGCGTTGATCACCGTCGCAAGAATCGTTCATTAGAAAGTATGCAGGCTAATGTGCAGAGGCTGAAAACATACAAGGCAAAGTTAGTTGTGTTCCCAAGGCGTGCAAAGAAGGTCAAG GCTGGTGATTCTACTGCCGAGGAACTAGCAAATGCAACCCAAGTGCAGGGCTCGTACATGCCCATTTTGAGGGAGAAACCATCTGTTGAGCTTGTTAAGGTTACAGATGAAATGAAGGCATTTAAGGCTTACTACAAGCTCCGTCTTGAACGCACAAACAAGAAGCATTATGGTGCTAGACTCAAGAAGGCTGCTGAAGCAGAAAAGGAAGACAAGAAGTAA